A region from the Candidatus Hydrogenedentota bacterium genome encodes:
- a CDS encoding CocE/NonD family hydrolase, whose protein sequence is MKTSRLCLFHRISLGRACAVFVVFAIASAGLFASESIVRVAMSDGIELETVVVLPDGEGPWPVVMERTPYNCRKAVVKNLDLAKRGYVAVAQNIRGTGKSAGTWTGFGNDGWGGPGFRDGVDTVAWLRAQSWCNGRIGLFGGSASGIAAQLLVAAAPEGLACAYVNAASDNLYETMFPGGCYRTNTVDTWPNAEPLRPEIRRHPMYDDYWRARDARSRSDVADVPVYVTGVWFDLFQRSTVSYFKVQNTNWLPRSDGHCKLFVYPGAHGAPPGQLEYPDRANQSADAAIGSMMEWYDYWLKDADNGILL, encoded by the coding sequence ATGAAGACCTCCAGACTCTGTCTGTTTCACCGGATATCGCTCGGGCGCGCATGCGCCGTCTTTGTCGTGTTTGCCATTGCGAGCGCAGGGCTATTCGCCAGCGAATCGATCGTCCGCGTCGCTATGTCCGACGGTATCGAACTCGAAACCGTTGTCGTATTGCCCGACGGCGAAGGTCCCTGGCCCGTCGTGATGGAACGCACGCCCTACAATTGCCGCAAGGCCGTCGTGAAGAATCTCGATCTCGCCAAGCGCGGCTACGTGGCCGTCGCCCAGAACATTCGCGGCACTGGCAAGTCAGCGGGCACATGGACCGGCTTCGGCAACGACGGTTGGGGCGGTCCCGGTTTTCGCGATGGCGTCGATACCGTCGCATGGCTCCGGGCGCAATCCTGGTGCAACGGCCGCATCGGACTGTTTGGCGGTTCCGCCAGCGGCATCGCGGCGCAACTGCTCGTGGCCGCGGCCCCCGAAGGGCTCGCCTGCGCCTACGTAAACGCCGCATCCGACAACCTCTACGAGACCATGTTTCCCGGCGGCTGCTATCGCACCAACACCGTCGACACATGGCCCAACGCCGAACCATTGCGCCCCGAGATCCGCCGCCACCCAATGTACGACGACTACTGGCGCGCACGCGACGCCCGGTCACGAAGCGACGTGGCCGACGTGCCTGTCTACGTCACCGGCGTGTGGTTTGACCTGTTCCAACGCAGCACCGTCAGCTACTTCAAAGTGCAAAACACAAACTGGCTGCCGCGCTCCGACGGACACTGCAAACTGTTCGTCTACCCCGGCGCGCACGGCGCGCCTCCCGGCCAACTCGAATATCCCGACCGCGCCAACCAAAGCGCGGACGCCGCCATCGGATCGATGATGGAATGGTACGACTACTGGCTGAAAGACGCGGACAACGGAATCCTCTTGA